gaaaaacgtctttgaatattttatgacattttactatttcttaaataaattttcaacatatcatgcgatttcagaaatataaatagtagatgttaatatctttctaatctgtatttaacccaaatttttacttatcaaatatacgagaaaacatgaattttaattttgatgtttacaacaaaaaaacactctcacacaaaaaataattgacttctttgaaaactgataaaactatatgaaagattatagaacagcgcatattttgtattaatcaGTTCAAAAatcacggattttgagttatgacgttgttgcagcaagtaGGCGATATGTATACacaaatgatctcaaataccttatttgctgttttttaatgtttttgtacacaaaatttgttgttgtattttcaatttaaaattaaaatagaaattattcggttaatcgaataattttaaattaaccgattattaaccaaataaatctaaacctcgattaattatttgctcgattaaccgattaaaccagaaacccgattaattgaatactctAATGAATATACAAACGATATCAGTGTATTATGTTGTTGTTAAATGTGTCTAAAAAACACTAAAGTCTTTcattatatatatttcaattggtatatatttattttcgatttctgaaaaatttaaattttgagttgtgtcacttttgaactgggtgtgcaaTAGTATTTACGATTTTtagttatgtaaatttattttacattaaaataaaatttactgcaataatgttaaaattgttaattgAACAGTGTACTTTTTATAACATTGCATGTTGAACGAAGGGAGCTTTactttttaatgttaaaaaagttttaatagaCAAAGTGTGTAAGGATGTGTGAACTTGACTTCTTATTTTTCAGCATAGTGTTCGTAGATTTTAAACACCAATTTCCGTATGTATTTTCACAACTTACACTGTTATTTAATATTACCCGTATAGAATACAactttaataaatgttttattcacAAAACTGCTCACAAACTGTACAATAAACccgatttttttacaatttccttTAACTTTCACTGGTAAGACAATCAGATCATAAAACGCGcgtaaaacaactaaaaatgtAAAGTTTTATTTGACACTTACAGAgttgaattaaatattagtCGTTTTTTGGGCAGAGATGAAAGAAATTGCAAGAAATAAGAGTAAAAGCACAAAAGTGGTTTTTAAAAAGTTCCATGTGTCAATGCTTTTGAATTTGAtgttaaatatcttataaatttcCTATAAACAACATTTCATATTCACTATACATATTAtagaaattaatacaaaattaaaaaaaaaaaacaataaattatgaGCAATTGAATATAGTTTACAGGAGATAACTCGATTttccaataacaaaaaatatttaaatataatacaaaGTAATAGAAGATGTGCATAATAGGCTAGTGAACTTCAAAATCCCTTTCAGCTCTATGGACCAATGCCATTATCAATGTAAACGGTTCATAGAAGTAGCCTGTTGATTTATTCTCAGAACAAAATGCAATTTGTTTGGCAATTTGAGATGTCTGTTAATTTAACAATGTGCTTTATTTATAACACTGTATATTGAACTAAGGAAGCTTTACTTTTTGAATGTTAAAATAGCTTTgatagacatacatacatatgtacataagtgTGTATGAATTTCTGAACTTGActtcttattatacccttcagcttcgtgagaagggtatatataagtttgtcattccgtttgtaatttctacatttttcatttccgaccctataaagtatatatattctggatccttatagatagcggagtcgattaagccatgtccgtctgtctgtctgtctgtctgtccgtctgtctgtctgtctgtctgtctgtctgtctgtctgttgaaatcaattttctgaaggccccagatatctccgggatccaaatcttcaacaattctgtcagacatactttcgagaattttgctatttaaaatcagcaaaatccgtccataaataacggagatatgagcaaaaatccgagacaacctctgaaaatttcatcaaaaaacacaatgtattgcatgctttgacaaaaaaacaacaaaacgtatgcttggatgtgcaagctttgtgtattttgttttttttgtgttttgtttcttttggcgttgttgttgttttttatacaactaaagtttagtttggttgtgtgttggtttttttgacaaaaaaacaacaaatcgtatgtttgaatgtgcatgctttgcgtattttgtttttttttgtgttttgtttcttttggcgttgttgttgttttttatacaactaaacttttgtttggttgtgtgttggtttttttgacaaaaaatcaacaaatcgtatgtttgaatgtgcatactttgcgtattttgtttcttttggcgttgttgttgttttttatacaattaaacgtgtgtttggatgtgtgttggtttcattgccttgcgtattttgtttttgttttttcttttggtgttctgtttcgtttggcgttgttgttgttcttgataaatttaggatgctgtacgctgaaagtgggcaatgtacatacatacatatatactaattataaaaaataataatgcatccacaacaaaggtgaagggtatataagattcggcatagccgaatatagcactcttacttgtttttattcaaacTGTACTGTTAGTCGATTgtaaataacaatttctgtATGTATTTTCACAACATACActgttattttatattatgtacCCACCCGCATAAAATATCACTTAAATAAAaggtttctttaaaaaaaaaacagctcacaaactcgaaattttaaaaattttcttgaacTTTCACTTTTTGGACAGAAGTGAAATTGCaagaaataatacaataatgGCACGAAGTGAAATTGTGTCTTTATAAAGATTTATTTGAGAACATTGCTTCCAAATTTTTCGTGTCTTATCCCCAAAAATACCCAGTAAAACAATATTCAAAACTTgttttacccccattaacacaatATCTGGTTAGGTGTTAACTAATATTTATACAGACGGTTGTTTCaactaatataatttttatttgtaacaagagtatttaatttgtatttttatagtagccggctttttttcataaaaagcctcgaatagaaaaatttttacattttatctaTCGGCTTTATTCCCtagttttcattaaataatttttataaaaatttcaagaaagtCGAGGTATGCAATTCTATTATTAACTTATTAAACCTTTCACGACCATATTTggataaaagtaattttttctatttaaagcctagtactctgttcatatttgcgaaaaattatggttttttcatgcgaaaaattttacatgctgtttgacagctagctgttggttttaatttcgtgcgaaagaagtgctgcgtatgttatttcgtgtggaaaaataaggttgcctgatgtatttcacatgttttccacaataaaaacggAGTACTGAttttgcgaaataatttcgcatatatttcatttcaaatattttatatgtagtttaacagcatttcgcacgaaatatTGAACAAAGTATCTAGCTTAATGTGAAACAGTCAGCgccaaaaaacatattttgtttgtaaagtGCAAATTTTCCTTCCACATACTCATGCTTATTGACTATATATCAATTCACCCAACATGAATAATAGCggagttcactattaagtgcgaatCGTATTTCATCATTGCAAATGTAAAATTGTATAGGTTTtggtgtgtattttgttattggattattgtaaaattttgcctttgcaatgatgctagaccattcgcacttaatagtgaAATCCGCTAATGATTTTATAACTTTAAGTAACAAAAATGCACTTACTTACTATAAGAGAAACGTTTACGAACATTACTAATTAAAATGGCACCCAttcattttttctttatttagttattcaatatttttgtgttgggacaccggtgtccccgTGGTCGTCAAAGTGTTAAAATCCGGTCTGACATTTTTATGATaaaggacttaccatattagGTTGCTATGCTATTGTACGTATGCACGTTGGTCAATTCCGgacaaaaatccataacttctttatttcatcataaaaatttttgaaatttgttatttgtattaagaataacataaccgatcgatcgatgttctaatacatggtttggccaaaaaagcatggacgttgTTAAAGTATCAAAAATTTCATGGCTGAAATTTATTCCGaaaataaagtataaaatatgtgatcgaaaaaaaaattggtcattcaaatttctgattacatatacagggtttggtcaaacaatcatggacgttttaaaagtATCGAACAAATTAGATTATTCATATAAATGCCTTTATTCCAAATatgaagaatagcataagtgattgaTATCGATAAAAATAGGTTAATCATGTCAATGACTcaaatttggtgtacatttaagatcaacacacttgatccatcgcaaaaaacattagaaattacatacaccagttggccaaataaacattgacgttataaaagtatcgaaaaagtatttaatttttgtaaatggattcaattaggtttataatttgtaaaatatgaaggcactaaCATCGTTTTGGTTATTGGAATGGCAAATAATTGCAGCTAAAATGTATAGTACTTACTCTTAAcactttacagtattagatgtaatttacacttaacctctaatagtcccttttaattttttttttttttatttattcatttatttcgtAATATCAAGCCTTCATGgccaaaataacaatattacatAGTAATAATAAAACCTGAGATCaagaaattaacttatctaactATATTAATAAAACGTCTGTTCATTTGCTTACTagctttaacaatttttaattaaagagttgattaatttgttctggcctttcaaacattttttttaattttgtttctataggTTTAAAACTAGTTcgcaaaaaattcataataactacgtggaatggttaactgctaactgcTTTATAAAATctgtgctaatttgcaaaaaaaaaaaacattaaagaaaaaagcacaggctacttcgattcaaaagtaaaaaaaaatacatttttctaatattaaaatgacaagaaaaaacctttgactacattataaataaccatatacatagttactttatagccaaaataatgatgatactgtatattctgaagtgttaagaaaaatttaccatcaaaattttataaaaattaaaaaaacaaaaaaaaacatttttggccggaattaataaaaaatgcaaacaTATTGAACCGCAGAAATATCTTGACCaacaatatgtacatatattagaTTTTCGTTGTTTAATGGAAATCGATAATTCAGgtctgttgaaatttcatgGGTGTACCAAGTAACGTTACaattttaaagcaaacaaattatTGAAGTTCTCCTGTAAAGTCATCTTAATGTACTTAATTACTTATCTAAAACGTAATAActacataattatttaattattcttaaccatttttttttcttattccatTCTATTCTATTTCTATATTCTATGTGTCACTGTTTATGTACGTACCACTCAGCGGCGTGCAACACAATTCAAGTATTGGTCAATGTCTGGTGAACCATTGGTAATGTGGCTATCTGGTTTACACATTCCACAAAGTTACTTAACTGCTTTGATTCAAGTAAGTATGTATACTAGTAGAATATCTTGCACATTGTTCACTTTGAGCAAAAACGTAACAACtcaaaacttgataattttgatatgaatattattaaaaattatatgtatgcaTACGACAATAATATTTTAGGTAGCCTGTCGTAAAAATGGATGGCCACTGGATAAATCACAAATGTACACCTgtgttacaaaatttattgacCCAGATGATATTGAAGAAAGGCCAACTACGGtaagaatattatatttattggtTCAACTTTGCTAATATGTACTCTTACTCGCTtagttgaataaaaaaaaacaaaattagaatcagagcttcgaattatgtatgtaattaatttaaggatttgattttaatcattttcaaagtGAATTGATAAAAATTGCCTAAAGCCTTTTTGTAACAGCTTTGAATTGAAGAACACATTAATCattcaatacaattttattactaaaggtagggttacacatggcaaatatttactcaaaacagcgtaaccaattttttttggccCAAATTAGTTTGACGTATTTACTCCTACAAAAAATGTGTTGACAgatcaaattttttgttttgtatcaccctaagtaaaataagtttttgaaatgaataaaagaattcaaatatattctatttagtggttacgtctttttcgtcaaatatttgtcatgtgtgaccctacctaaagaattatgaattaattcaaatgaattgcatttatttctttgagaactaattccttattgaattaaCGTAATAgctaagagataaaatttatttcgattttgtaaatggaattaagaaataaatttttggaaccatggataataagttaaaattaattaataaattaatcacTTTATCGATTTATTTTGCTGtcgccattttttttcttctttttttccattattttactTTAATGAAATGCATACCTATGTAATTAAGAATAACAATTTTAGCTTGTAATTAAATTTACCAGCAATATATTGTTCAAACATGATACATATCATATTTTTCTTAGGGTTGTTACATAACGGGTCTTTATATAGAAGGAGCTCGATGGGATTTAGAGCGTATGCAACTGGATCGTTCACATCCTAAAATTTTAGTGGAAGAATTACCAATATTGTCGGTTGTGCCTATAGAGTCTCATCGACTTAAACTGCAGGTAtgtgaatatatttatttgctgTTTAAATTTGGATTTGTAATATGAACTCATTGTGAAATTTACTTTAGAATACTTTTCGTGCGCCAGTTTACACCACTTCCCTCAGACGTAATGCAATGGGTGTTGGACTTGTATTTGAAGCGGATCTTCTCACCTCAGAGGATTTGAGTCATTGGGTTTTACAAGGCGTTTGTTTGACTCTAAATAAAGActgattttattgatttataataCCATCAGATTAAAAAAGAcatagtatttattttaaatgaatgaatgaatgtagtATAAATATAGAATGTCCTTGCTATAgaattatgtacatacatatatcggtAAGAACAATCATGGAACTATTAACTAATAAATGCAtttatatgtgtatgtatgtaaatctcCCCGAAAAGaaccaaacaaataattttcaaatatgatAATTAACTAACTTCAAAGTTATCAAAGATATTAATAAgtatttatcaaattttcagttTCAATAACACAATAAATCTAACACTAATGTTTCACTAAATTGTAAGATTGAggtaatagaaataaattaaaaaaatataaaacaggaaacagtaatacaaaaataacacaCTGGTTAAAAAACTGTTTCGATCATAACTTAACCCAAAaaagcttaatataaaaagttgATTTTATGTTCATCTCAGTGTAATATTGAAAATGTCATTATTCATCCACCCTGCTTCAATTTATATTGTAACTTATTTATGTTATCGAAACCTATTATGGCTTAACTattgattgtcaattatttcataatttaaattgttatcaTTTACATCGATACAAACCATTGGAAATATTAAGCAAGAGTCTACTAATGTATAGTTTGGATTTGTACTGATATACATATTGATATATAGTTTTAATGACAGACGCTTCATATGTACTTAGATTGATATGCACAACCACGTAACTATACATTTCATATCGATGCCTTAATATAAAagggccctaactcgtgttttttgttgtaagaacagattttcgtttatatcGATAAATGGTCCGATCATATATCATAATTAGCCAAAAAAAATCTGGACTTAAAAAACACGAATTAGggactttttatattaaagcatcgatatacatttttgaaaatgtttaaaaatattattatcgaCTTCAGGTAAACATGAGTTAAAGATgtccaaaatttaacaaatctcatatatttttaatcttcaataatttcgactatttggataatttttaatGTATATATTATAGGGTGAGTTAAATTGTAGGAGGTCGAACAAATTgcaaaaacacatatttttaaaaatccgagtttcgaaattaatttttgagacTAAGCATTTGTTGTAAAAAGTTTGACTCAGCTCAGAATAatgctatgttcacacttgggcttttaaacgcgtttaagcgaaattttgattaagttaatcaaagccgttcaTATTACATTTGTTGACACTAAAATGATTAAagtgacaaataaaaaacaacaaacaaatttatatttctttaaggcattaaatatggaaataaatactttattaaagataccagcagattattttaaactttttaattatgaaattgtgaacattgatgaatgctacatcatcatcagtttgaggtatgttcagttgatcctacgtgattaatgaagttattaagatttaatcatgtcaatttgaagtgattaacaaatcatttaaatgtatggataatcatctcgattttgaagtgattagagcttatgctatgttcacacttgggcttttaaacgcgtttaagcaaaattttgattaagttaatcaaagccgttcacattacatttgagatgattaagttgacactaaaatgattaagttgacaaataaaaaacaacaaacaaatttatatttctttaaggcattaaatatggaaataaatactttattaaagataaccagcagattattttaaactttttaattatgaaattgtgaacattgatgaattatttaaggttttttaaggaaaaaaaacttctgtcaaaatttatttatcggtactacactaaaaggtggccgatgctacatcatcatcagtttgaggtatgttcagttgatcctacgtgattaatgaagtgattaagatttaatcatgtcaatttgaagtgattaacaaatcatttaaatgtatggataatcatctcgattttgaagtgattagagcttaatcacgtttgagatgattaactctgcaaatgtgaacatagtataagatttaatcatgtcaattttaagtgattaacaaatcatttaaatgtatggataatcatctcgattttgaagtgattagagcttaatcacgtttgagatgattaactctgcaaatgtgaacatagtataatatatatacatatgtatgtatataagggtGAACAATattctataaatttaaaattacaaaaaatttaactttgaaatgtgaaattgaaaaaattatttacaaaaacctatattaataaatgtggatccacactaattaaaaagtttctgaaatatataaaaacatttaaaattaattttgtaatgaGTTCACGCGTTTgtgtttctttaatttattaattttttcaaatatttatgtttttgaaataattactTCGTTAAAAAGTAAAATACGAAGGgaatataatattataatccatggcagaacaagcaaagtacaattattagaaagtacgttctcaattatacattccctataacgtcaaacctGGTTGGTTCTACCATGATTATAATTATAACATTCATTATAACATCGTTCATTGATTTATTAGTTAGATAAAAAAATCAGTTTAGACTTGGTTTTTAGTTACGTTAATTTGCATTTCAGCTaacgatttattttcaaacatttttgttacttttgtaCACACATACACTAGACCGAGTTTAAAACGTTATTAACTTGACGGCTGAAAACAGAAACACGTAGCTAAGTAATCTAGGAAACCTCTTTTTAAATGGGGTGATAATAATTCTAGATTCTGGGAATCATTCGACTCCAAATCTGAATCAATAGTCATCTCTTGTATACTAAACGTATCTGAAAGTTCTGCCTGTCGTTTGGATCGTCCTTTGTGGTGCTCATTTGGAAAGAATGAGATCTCTTCGCAATCAtcgcttaaataaaataattgaaaaccaACTGGTATCCTTTAATAAATACACTTGAATATACATGACTAATACCTCTCAGATTTGTAATCGACTAGAGGCTTTTGTTCTAGATCCCCAGGAATGGAAAGCCTGGAAATTGGTATTAAGGTGGCAGATTGAGATTTTCGTTTCTACAATCCCgtgtaataatgaaaataaagatataattattattagtaAAAGTAGTTATTGGTAACTTTGGTAAATACCAACATTTGTTTCCTGATAATGGCTGTAGTTTCGTTTTGCCCTCTCTACTTTTAGTTCTAATTTTCGTTGAAGTATCCGACATGTATTGGATGGTTTCAATGTGTCTTTAGGATCACTGCTTAGATTTACAGGCGATGAGTTATTTGCTTTAAAAGATGAATCCTGTGTTTCAGTTGGTCCCCTAAATGTAACTTCCAAGTCAGCCATATGTTCCGCTGTGTCATTCCTCAATATATAACTCTATATGTGTGTAATGATTGGTTGAATTAATTTGTAATCGACAAATATTATTGTTTCATTACCGAATCCTGTTCTTCTGCCAATAATGATGATTTATCTTCGCTTTCTATGCCACTGTCATCTAAAAATGGCATCATCGTATTTAATGAAATGTTTTATGTTTGAATGCAAGTAgtgttaatattaataataaatttgtgtaGTCGATTTAACTTCTAATTAATAATCTTGTGTActttatggaaaataaaatgtaaaatagttatttattaAGCGCATGCGCATGTCATCGCAGCTGATTTTTGTATGGTAACGATTTCGAAAAATCGATAAGTCCCTAAACAGTATTGCCAATCACAATTAATTAATACACCGTTAAAActcaattattattttgtttttatttacaaaaatatttaaatgcacAAATCTCgcttattgttattgttattattatgttatattaatattatttgtttttatttgtttgtttatttatttattgttttgttttatttgtttgttgggGGATAAATATTAATACTTTGTCGTAGCGGAGTtaccatttattttattgactCGGGCAATAAATAGGAACAaattatttactaaaatttcttaaaagttaattaaaaaagtCGCTTCATTGTTTAAAAGTTGTCTATATAAATCGTTAGATTGAACTGGCATTGCTTTACTAAAATCTCATTTCTATATTTGGAATTTCGCTCtaattattttgataaatatacactaaaattttaatttttaaacacttacAATGGCCTGaggtttttgtatacatactactactactacatttttaaaatcgttatgcaaaataatcttaaattaatacaaaatttgtgcTTTTCTCTTAAAAAAAGACCTCTATTAGACTCTTGGAGTTTAAAAATACGCAGCATTGTTATTATCATCGTTTGAATTAGAGCTGACCAGCCAGAGCACATGATCTGCAACAGAATCTCGCATAGTATTTATTCTTGCAATAACGTCCCTTCACGATAAGTTTGCAATTTGCGAAA
The nucleotide sequence above comes from Calliphora vicina chromosome 1, idCalVici1.1, whole genome shotgun sequence. Encoded proteins:
- the LOC135961057 gene encoding uncharacterized protein LOC135961057 translates to MMPFLDDSGIESEDKSSLLAEEQDSSYILRNDTAEHMADLEVTFRGPTETQDSSFKANNSSPVNLSSDPKDTLKPSNTCRILQRKLELKVERAKRNYSHYQETNKRKSQSATLIPISRLSIPGDLEQKPLVDYKSESDDCEEISFFPNEHHKGRSKRQAELSDTFSIQEMTIDSDLESNDSQNLELLSPHLKRGFLDYLATCFCFQPSS